The Haloprofundus salinisoli region GCTCGGAGGTCGGGGACGTACTTCGAGCGCTCGATAGTCGTCGCGTCGACCTCCCGTTTGTCGGCGTTGTACTGGCCCATCGCGGTGACGTGGGTTCCCGGTTCGAGCAGGTCGCCGTCGAACACCGGCTCCGGGGCGTTCGTCGCCGTGATGACGACGTCCGCGCCCTCGACGGCGGCGGCGCTGGAGGCGACGGCGGCGACGCTCGCGTCCAGCAGGCGGTCCATCTCCCCGGCGAACGACTCGCGGTGTTCCTTCGTCGGCGAGTACACCCAGACGGTGTCGAGGTCGCGGACGGCGGCCGTCGCGCGCAACTGTCCGCGGGCCTGCGCGCCGCTGCCGATGACTGCGACCGACTCGGCGTCCTCACGGGCGAGAGCGTCGACGGCGACGCCGCCCGCCGCCCCCGTCTTGAACGGGTTCATGCTCGCGCCGTCGAGCAACGCGAGCGGTTGACCCGACTCGGCGTCGAAGAGCGGCGTCATGAACCACGCGTCGCGTTCGCCGAAGCCTGCGGCGTACATGTAGCCGCCCATCGCGCCGGTCTCGGGGAGGACGGCGGCGTAGGTGGTGAACATCCCCGGCGGGTCGCTGTTGACGAGTTTGGTCCGCGGTTCGGCGGGCGCGCCCTCGCCGCGCTGCCGATAGCCCTCCCGCACTGCGTCGACGTACTCTGCGGACGTTGCGAGTCCGGCCACATCGTCACTCGTGAGAAACAACGCGTCTGTCATACTCGACGAGACGGACGCGACGCCTAAAACCGTGCGGGCGTCGGCCAGAAGAGCAAGACCTCGTCGAGAAGACGAACCGGAGAACGGAGAATCCGAAATGCGAGAAGAGAGAAGAGACGGGAACCGGCTCAGTCAGCGTTGAGTTGCTGGGGCTGGGTGTTCTGCGAGACCGGACTGGGTTGGCTCTCCACCGGACCGTTGACGAACAGGGCGTGGCCCATGATGCCGACCGAACCCATCGCCGCGATGGGGACGGCGGTCGTGAGACCGACGCCGACGGTGGTGAGTATTGCAGTGACTCCGAACAACACGAGCGGAATGAGTCCAAGAACGTAGTCGTAGTATCCCGTCATAATGTATTACAAAGTATGCATGGGGGATATATAATTCTTTCCTGTGACCAAAACACAACCACCAGAAAATTAGCAGGTAGGATTTCTATAAGTTATGAGAATACACGGCCGCTTCGGGCCGTCGTCGACCCGGAGCGCGGCTCTCTCGAAAATGGCGTTTCAGCCCCGGAAACGGCTGAAATCGACACTCAGTGGGACGTCCTAGGGTGTGTCTCTATCTCAAAGGTAGCTCGCAGCGTCCGTGTAACGACTCCGCTATTCTCTCTGAATTCGGCGCGCCGGCTGGAGTTTCGTCCGGTTTGCCCCCATCGGTGCGTTAAACCGTTCCGTCGTCAGAATCACCATCGTGAACCGTAACGACCGTTCGATTGTGGCGCTCGTGATGCTCGCGCACGGGATGGTCCACACCTACGAGTTGTCCGTTCCCATCTTCGTCACGATCTGGCTGAGCGAGTTCGAGACCATCAATCTCGGTCTCGCACAGTTTCCGGTGAACTCGGCGACGCTCGGGTTAGTCGTCACCGCGGGCTACGGCCTCTTCGGTCTCGGCGCGCTCCCCGGCGGGGTGCTCGTCGACCGGCTCGGCTCGCGCCGTCTCATCACGCTCTGTCTGCTCGGAATGTCCGTCTCGTTTTTCGTTCTCGGCGTCTCGCCGGGCGTTCTCGCTATCGCCGTCGCCTTCCTCTGTTGGGGTGCGGCCGCGAGCGTCTATCACCCCGCGGGACTGGCGCTCATCAGTAAGGGCGTCGAGGAGCGCGGAACCGGGTTCGCCTACCACGGGATGGCCGGAAACATCGGCATCGGCCTCGGGCCGCTCGTCGCCGCCATCCTCCTGTTGTTCGTCGACTGGCGCATCGTGGCGGTCGTCCTCGCCGTCCCGGCGCTGTTGGCGGCGCTGTTCGCCAGCCGCGCCGAGTTCGACGAGAACGCCGCCGTCAGCGGGGCAGCCGTGGAGACGGACGGCGGGGGCGATTCCAAGGCCGACGCCGGCGTCGAGTCGTGGGCGGAGTTCGTCACCGAGTCGAGACGGCTGTTCGCCGGCAGCTTCGTCTTCGTCTTCGTCGTCGTGATGTGCTCGGGACTGTACTACCGCGGCGTTCTCACGTTCCTGCCGCAGTTGCTGGCGGGGCTGCCGGGTGTCGACCCCGTGTCGATCTCGGCGTTCATCCCCGACGACCTGCTCGCGTCGGTCGGCCTCGAGGCCTCCGGCGACAGTCAACTCAACCCCGAGCGCTACATCTACTCGGGGCTGCTCATGATCGGCGTTCTCGGCCAGTACGCGGGCGGGAAACTAACCGACAGGTACGCCCCCGAGAAGGGTATCGCCGGCGCGTTCGCCGGACTGGCAGTTCTCGCGCTCGTCTTCCTCCCGGTGGCGAACATGGGTATCGTCCCGCTACTCGTCGTCGCCGCGATTCTCGGCTTCGCGCTGTTCGTCGTCCAGCCGCTGTACCAAGCGACCGTCGCGGAGTACACGCCCGCGGGGACGCGCGGTCTCTCGTACGGCTACACCTATCTGGGCGTCTTCGGCATCGGCGCGCTCGGCGGCGCGATCGCGGGCGCGATTCTCGAATACGCCTCGCCCGAGGTGCTGTTCGTCACGCTCGCGGCGTTCGCCGCAGTCGCGTCGCTGGTCGGCGTCTACCTCTCGCGGAGCGCGTCGAAGGTCTGAGTTCGAGTCGGCTGTCGGAAGAATCGGAGTTGGTTTTCAGCGGACTTTGAACACGAGCCATCGCCAGACGCCGAGTCCGACGCCGACGGTGACCAGCGTGACGACGATGAAAATCGGGTCCGCGCCGCCCTCGAAGAACGGCGAGGCGCGGATGCCGAGACCGATAATGTCCGCGGGTATCCACGACCGAACGGCGAGCGGAATCGACGCCTTCGCCGACTCGCCCGCGCCGGCGGAGTACGCGCCGACCAGCGGGGCGCAGACGAGCCAGCCGACGTAGAACGGTACGAGCGTCGAGACCCAACCGACGGTGTCGGTCGTGAGGTAGGAGACGCCGCCGTTGTGCATCATGACGCCGAGCGTCAGCACGAGGCCGATGACGAGCACGTCACCGACGGCTAAGGGCAACGTCCCCCGGTCGATTCGTTGGTCCCAGAACGATTCCGATTGGGTGGCCATATC contains the following coding sequences:
- a CDS encoding DUF3054 domain-containing protein, whose product is MATQSESFWDQRIDRGTLPLAVGDVLVIGLVLTLGVMMHNGGVSYLTTDTVGWVSTLVPFYVGWLVCAPLVGAYSAGAGESAKASIPLAVRSWIPADIIGLGIRASPFFEGGADPIFIVVTLVTVGVGLGVWRWLVFKVR
- a CDS encoding MFS transporter, with the translated sequence MLAHGMVHTYELSVPIFVTIWLSEFETINLGLAQFPVNSATLGLVVTAGYGLFGLGALPGGVLVDRLGSRRLITLCLLGMSVSFFVLGVSPGVLAIAVAFLCWGAAASVYHPAGLALISKGVEERGTGFAYHGMAGNIGIGLGPLVAAILLLFVDWRIVAVVLAVPALLAALFASRAEFDENAAVSGAAVETDGGGDSKADAGVESWAEFVTESRRLFAGSFVFVFVVVMCSGLYYRGVLTFLPQLLAGLPGVDPVSISAFIPDDLLASVGLEASGDSQLNPERYIYSGLLMIGVLGQYAGGKLTDRYAPEKGIAGAFAGLAVLALVFLPVANMGIVPLLVVAAILGFALFVVQPLYQATVAEYTPAGTRGLSYGYTYLGVFGIGALGGAIAGAILEYASPEVLFVTLAAFAAVASLVGVYLSRSASKV
- a CDS encoding ornithine cyclodeaminase family protein: MTDALFLTSDDVAGLATSAEYVDAVREGYRQRGEGAPAEPRTKLVNSDPPGMFTTYAAVLPETGAMGGYMYAAGFGERDAWFMTPLFDAESGQPLALLDGASMNPFKTGAAGGVAVDALAREDAESVAVIGSGAQARGQLRATAAVRDLDTVWVYSPTKEHRESFAGEMDRLLDASVAAVASSAAAVEGADVVITATNAPEPVFDGDLLEPGTHVTAMGQYNADKREVDATTIERSKYVPDLRARATEDAGSFLHAMEAGVVTEADIYAELGEVVAGEVPGREDDEEITLFDSGGTGIETVAAAYMLYEKARDEGLGTTIDLAPASEALTGE